A window from Halomicrobium urmianum encodes these proteins:
- a CDS encoding rod shape-determining protein: MSDDADDAEPTAAAEENGGTGTTVPIGVKLGSTRTVVSLPGERGADDQIIRTLTCLATYEDALTGEEKVLYGEEAATEYPDRVQFMLRSGLPEDADRADLTRTFFEALIEENDLPANSAVVYAIPTIDNPEGLDNLRSVIENSSIGMRLVESYPESLCGAIPAFGDDLQAIDEIFLAINMGSTNLEASAYRRGEQLAPFTTGAVTGNEVDRMIANYVEEETQGRVNIDTQTAREYKEEHADFVDFEPFTDVIQQPGGGSHEFTIERSVMDALDEYVDDAVEEIANTFLPELANDYMKVYQLALERPIVVTGGMACIPGITSEFERRLGEELDRDVEVIAADRPDLAPTIGAQRIARRLAAND; this comes from the coding sequence ATGAGCGACGACGCAGACGATGCCGAACCGACCGCCGCCGCCGAGGAAAACGGGGGGACGGGCACCACCGTCCCCATCGGCGTGAAGCTCGGGAGCACGCGCACCGTCGTCTCGCTGCCGGGCGAACGGGGCGCCGACGACCAGATCATCCGCACGCTGACCTGTCTCGCCACCTACGAGGACGCCCTGACCGGCGAAGAGAAGGTCCTCTACGGCGAAGAGGCCGCAACCGAGTATCCCGACCGCGTGCAGTTCATGCTCCGCTCCGGGCTCCCCGAGGACGCCGACCGGGCGGACCTGACCCGGACGTTCTTCGAGGCGCTCATCGAGGAGAACGACCTCCCGGCCAACAGCGCCGTCGTCTACGCCATCCCCACCATCGACAACCCCGAGGGCCTCGACAACCTCCGCTCGGTCATCGAGAACAGCTCCATCGGCATGCGTCTGGTCGAGAGCTACCCCGAATCGCTCTGCGGTGCCATCCCCGCCTTCGGCGACGACCTGCAGGCCATCGACGAGATCTTCCTCGCGATCAACATGGGCTCGACGAACCTGGAGGCCTCCGCCTACCGTCGCGGCGAGCAGTTGGCCCCCTTCACGACCGGCGCGGTCACCGGCAACGAGGTCGACCGGATGATCGCCAACTACGTCGAAGAGGAGACCCAGGGCCGGGTCAACATCGACACCCAGACCGCCCGCGAGTACAAGGAGGAGCACGCCGACTTCGTCGACTTCGAGCCGTTCACGGACGTCATTCAGCAGCCCGGCGGCGGTTCCCACGAGTTCACCATCGAGCGCTCGGTCATGGACGCGCTCGACGAGTACGTCGACGACGCCGTCGAGGAGATCGCGAACACCTTCCTCCCCGAGCTGGCCAACGACTACATGAAGGTCTACCAGCTCGCCCTCGAGCGGCCGATCGTCGTCACCGGCGGAATGGCCTGCATCCCCGGCATCACCTCGGAGTTCGAGCGGCGGCTCGGTGAGGAACTGGACCGCGACGTCGAGGTCATCGCCGCGGACCGCCCCGACCTCGCCCCGACGATCGGTGCCCAGCGGATCGCCCGGCGGCTCGCTGCGAACGACTGA
- a CDS encoding FlaD/FlaE family flagellar protein yields the protein MTINPRDYDLDELRKMARRPEDGLDEDRDPAEITVETDEDVLAGESFRSGLHRELLPFLDDDLEKPYLSSLPETYAAEFVVFEWLEFLLMHSGHRGAEGALAYYERVDWITEDVRDALSEYLRGIDDAGAGAGDGSELDVDDHMLSLVYVAKLNSMA from the coding sequence ATGACCATCAACCCGCGCGATTACGACCTCGACGAGCTGCGGAAGATGGCCCGGCGGCCGGAAGACGGCCTCGACGAGGACCGCGACCCGGCAGAGATTACCGTGGAGACCGACGAGGACGTACTGGCCGGCGAGTCGTTCCGGTCCGGGCTGCACCGCGAGCTGTTGCCGTTCCTCGACGACGACCTGGAGAAGCCGTACCTGTCGTCGCTGCCCGAGACGTACGCCGCCGAGTTCGTCGTCTTCGAGTGGCTTGAGTTCCTGCTGATGCACTCCGGCCACCGGGGCGCCGAGGGGGCGCTGGCCTACTACGAGCGCGTCGACTGGATCACCGAGGACGTCCGGGACGCGCTCTCGGAGTACCTTCGGGGCATCGACGACGCCGGCGCGGGCGCCGGCGACGGCTCGGAACTCGACGTCGACGACCACATGCTGAGTCTCGTCTACGTCGCGAAGCTCAACTCGATGGCGTGA